The Faecalibaculum rodentium genome segment GTAAAATGCTGGACTAGAAAGTTGTAAATCCAGATAGAGCCAAAAAGAGGTTATTTATGATATACCAGGACAGGAAAAGAGCGAAGCTATGAATACGAGAATCGATTATTTATACCGCGATGCCGCAAACTACAAACTCTATGGTCATGTGGTCATCCCTGGCGAAATCACGGAGAAGCAAATTCAGAAAATCATGAAATTCTGCCTACCCTTTGATGGAGAGACACGTCAGTTTATTCCTGAGTTGATCGGATTTCCGGTGTTGAAGTTTGATCTACCTAGTGATGATGATCATCCGTGTTGTGAGATCAGTCCAAAGTGTTTCTCACCCACAGAGGAAAAACCGACTATAAAACTATCCGCGAAGCGATTGGTGATGAAATTTCATGCAGCCTCTCAAACCTCTGAAATGCAGTTTTATCGGGAGTGGGTTTTTACTGGCTTTGATCCATTAAATCCGCCGAAATGTGTTGACGAGATAGAATCAGAATATGAATGGGAATATTACGAATGACGACCTTCTGGTAATTGCGGTAGATGGATATCAGGGCGGTATTTCAGAAACAAACTACCGACTTTTGCATCACCAGCCTCACCGGTTAGCATCAATTCATGGACTGCATCTTCCAGGGAGTAGAACTTGAATCGACCTCGATTCCTACTTTCTCGGCTGTTGCTGATTCCGTAAAAATTGAGCAGAACTTTGGTATACCATCCCTTTTGATGATCCTTACCGAACAACAGTTTCTCGGCTTCCTCCCCGCTTAAACCCTTAAATAAATATGCATATAAGAGATGTGCTGCAACTTCCTCTAATTCATATTGTTCGCAATAACTGGAAGTGTGGTGACCAATCGGCATAGTAAATTCCTCATTTCTTCTATACCTATCATGATCGATAAATGCTGCATTTCAAATATATATTTATCATTAAGCTGCCTTTGCCATCCATTGACCGCCCCGGCCTGTCATCATCACCGGTAAACTGCCTTGAGGGCATCTCGACACCATTTATCCTACGGTTCCCGTATACTTTGAACCATGCAGACGTAAAAGTCTGCAGGGGAGGAAACATGGATCATGAAACGGGCTTTACTGTTCTTGCTGACAGGTGCACTGGCAGCAACACTCGCTGCCTGTTCCGGGACAGCCAAATCCGGTGACACACCGCTGTTTGCGGATGTCACCACGACGAAGTGAATTTGATTGTGTTTCCGCCGGGGAGATCCTGGCGGTTTCTTTTATCTCTTCAGACCGAAGTGCTGAAGCTGTTTCAGAGTCTGGATAAAATCCTCTGTTTCCTGATGGGAATGAAGAACATAAATGGAGCGGGACTCCCGGTATTCTTCCAGCATGGACATGATTTCGGGAAGATTGCGTTTTCTGAAGTGCCGGATCCAGTTCTGAAACTCTGGATCGAATTCCGTTTCCACCCAGGGCAGATCCTCCCGTTTGCGGCCAATCCTCCCTGCTGCCTGCGAAAGACAGATTTCGGTGGGGAAGTCCAGAAGGATCACCGTATCACAGTGTTCCAGACGGATAGGCAGAGTCCGGCGGTAATTGCCGTCCAGGATCCAGCAGGGGGAGTCAAGAACTTCTGCGAGTTGTTCATCAAACTCCTCCGGGGAAATGTGACTTCCATCGGGCAGGTGCCAGATCTGGTCGAGGTAAATCAGCGGCAGGTGCAGGATATCCCGCAGTCTGCGGCTCAGGGTGCTTTTTCCGCTGCCGGCACAGCCGATTACAAGAATGCGTTTCATGGTTCCATTATGAGCAGGATGCAGAAAAAAGGAAGCCGGGAAGGCTTCCATGAATGGAAGAGAGACAGATTCACCAGCCCCTTTGCATGAGCCAGTCATTTACCCGCTGCTCTCTGTCGGCATCGGCACGTTCCAGATACAGTTGATCTTTGATTTCTCCATCCTGCAGATACAGGATGCGGTCGCAGCGGGAAGCGGTTTTGCTGTCATGGGTGACCATGAGAATGCTCATCCCCTGCCGGTTCAGATTCACCAGCGTATCCATGACTTCCTGCGCAGCCTGCCGGTTCAGAGCTCCCGTTGGTTCATCCGCAAAAAGGATCACCGGGTCATTGATTAGACTCCGGCAGATACAGGCCCGCTGGAGCTGTCCGCCGGACACCTGCTGCACCTGCCTGTTTTCCAGACCCTCGAGCCCCAGTTCTTTCATGAGACGGCGGGCTTTTTCTTTCACCTTCGCCTTCTGACGTTTCCCCTGCGCCTGAATGCCGGGCAGAACAATGTTTTCCTCCAGAGACAGACCCGGTATGGTGTTCATCTGCTGGAACACAAATCCCATCTTTTCCAGACGGAGCCTGGCTTTGTGATCATCCGACAGGGCAGTGAGGACTGTGTCCTGCAGCCGGACTTCTCCTGCATCGGCCTGGTCCAGACCGGCGGTGTTGTAAAGCAGGGTGGATTTTCCCGACCCTGAGGGACCCATGACGGCCAGCAGTTCGCCGGGCATCAGATCGAAGGAAATGTTGTGCAGGATCCTGTTTCGGCAGAGATCTCTGACTTGAAGAACAGGTTTCATGATGATTCCTTTCCCCTGAAACATTCACAGGGGGTGATACAGCGGAGGACAGACAGATTGCACCATGTTGCGGTCAGGGCAGCGGCGGGTATCAGAAAGAGAACAGCCAGCGCAGAGAACCAGGGAATGTCAAAACTGAACCCTGTGGCTCCCAGTTGTTCCAGTACCAGACAGCACAGCCATTTCCCTGGACCCAGGGCCAGAAGCAGCCCGGCTGCAGCACCGCTCAGGCACCAGGGGATCTGGCGGAGAAACCATTCTCTTTTCAGCTGCCCTGTGGTGAAACCCAGGGCTTTTTTCAGAGACAGTGTGTCGCGGTTCTGCTGGATGGACAGCCGGATGGACAGAAACATCACCACGGCTGTGATGAACAGACCGGTACAGGCCGCCAGCTGCGCAGCCAGGTTCAGCTGATGCAGGGTCTGGGCATAGGTCTGCCGGACATACTCCCGGATGGATGTCACCGAAATTCCGGTACCCGACATGGATTCCATCCAGCTTTGCGGATCCGCCATGTCCTTCAGGCTGACGTATCCCACAGTCCATACAGGATCTGGCTCTGTTTCCAGGTGCAGCGCCTTGGCTGTTTTTCCGCCATTGGTGATATCCGAGTACAGACCGCTGATGACAAAAGGCTCCGGCTGATCTTCCAGCTGCAGGGTATCTCCCGGTTCCAGATTCAGTTCCCGGGCAGCGAGCACCGACAGGGCCAGTTCGTTTTCCTTCTCCGCCAGCCGGCCTTTGTCGCAAGTAACAGGGAATGCTTCAAGGTCACCGGTTTCCACCGGAAGACTGAGCGTGGTTCCATCGGTCAGTCTGACGGTCTGACCATAGGTTGTGAGCAGGGACCATTTCTTCACCTGCTCATCCTTTTCAAGACGTTCTGTCACGAAGCCGGCGGTTTGGGCGGAAGCCAGATCCAGCCGCAGCTGGGCATCTCCGATTCCCATGCTGGTGACAAACCCCGGGGAGGAAAGAGTATGAGAAAGAAACAGGGGCACCAGGACAAGGAAGGTGCACCCGGCACAGACGGCTGCGCTCATGAACCGGGTTCCGGATCTGCCGAAGGTTTGAGGATTTCGCAGGGCATCCAGCGGACTTTGCCGATCCAGAGAATGCAGTGAAAGCCGGACAGAAATCAGCACAATGAGGGCTATCACGCTGGCTGCCAGCAGGCAGGCCAAGGGTACGGCGGAGCTGTCCGGGGCTGTGCCGTAAAGCTCCCGCAGCTGTTTCAGCAACGGCCGCTGGAGAATCAGGGCTGCAAGAAGTCCCGCCAGGATCCCGGGAACCGTCAGCAGGGCATAGTGGACCAAATATATCTGACGGACCGCTTTCCTGCTGATGCCCAGTGCTTTCATCATTCCGGTCTGCTGCCGGTCCTGTTCCAGCTGCAGGAACAGGATATACCGGATACACAGCAGGGAAATGGCCAGAACCGCAAGACTGACAAGAAACAGCAGGAAGATGACAGTGCCATCGGACAGAACGTTCATCATGCGGATCAGACTCCGGTCAATGAAGGGCCCCGATGCCGGCAGCCCGGCGTCTTCATAGGTCCGGCGGAACTGCGAGGGACTGGCACCGTCTGCCAGCATGAATTCAATCAGTGTTTCCTGCACTCCTGCATCCTGCAGCCGTTCCAGGGTCTGCGGATGCACCAGAAACCGTTTCGAGGAACACATCATGGCGTTCATCTGTGCATCGCGGATAAAGCCGGCAATGATCAGCGAGTCGCTGCCAATGGTCATGATGTCACCGGTTTCCAGGTCATACAGACTGCGGTACGCAACAGGCACATACACCTCTCCGGGCTGAACCTCCGGTCTGCTGCCTGACAGGTCCAGAAGGAAATCAAAGTGTTCCGGCTGAATGACAAGTCCGTTGTCCTGCGTGCTGCCAGCCAGGGACTGGTCTTTGAGCCGGACAGCCGGATTGTTCAGGTTCAGAAAAGAAGAAATCTGCCAGCCGGTGATCTGAGGGCACCGGTCTGCGAAATCCTTTATGCCTTGTTCATCTACAGAACCTGCATGCATCTGGAGGATATCAGGCACCTGCGCCTGGTCCATCAGACTGTCGATGGATCCATACAGCTGACAGGATAAAAGAGAAGTCAGAGTGAGAAGGGTGAT includes the following:
- a CDS encoding ABC transporter ATP-binding protein; the encoded protein is MKPVLQVRDLCRNRILHNISFDLMPGELLAVMGPSGSGKSTLLYNTAGLDQADAGEVRLQDTVLTALSDDHKARLRLEKMGFVFQQMNTIPGLSLEENIVLPGIQAQGKRQKAKVKEKARRLMKELGLEGLENRQVQQVSGGQLQRACICRSLINDPVILFADEPTGALNRQAAQEVMDTLVNLNRQGMSILMVTHDSKTASRCDRILYLQDGEIKDQLYLERADADREQRVNDWLMQRGW
- a CDS encoding FtsX-like permease family protein, which codes for MTLRLAFSGIHRQPLASLASVFFIAASITLLTLTSLLSCQLYGSIDSLMDQAQVPDILQMHAGSVDEQGIKDFADRCPQITGWQISSFLNLNNPAVRLKDQSLAGSTQDNGLVIQPEHFDFLLDLSGSRPEVQPGEVYVPVAYRSLYDLETGDIMTIGSDSLIIAGFIRDAQMNAMMCSSKRFLVHPQTLERLQDAGVQETLIEFMLADGASPSQFRRTYEDAGLPASGPFIDRSLIRMMNVLSDGTVIFLLFLVSLAVLAISLLCIRYILFLQLEQDRQQTGMMKALGISRKAVRQIYLVHYALLTVPGILAGLLAALILQRPLLKQLRELYGTAPDSSAVPLACLLAASVIALIVLISVRLSLHSLDRQSPLDALRNPQTFGRSGTRFMSAAVCAGCTFLVLVPLFLSHTLSSPGFVTSMGIGDAQLRLDLASAQTAGFVTERLEKDEQVKKWSLLTTYGQTVRLTDGTTLSLPVETGDLEAFPVTCDKGRLAEKENELALSVLAARELNLEPGDTLQLEDQPEPFVISGLYSDITNGGKTAKALHLETEPDPVWTVGYVSLKDMADPQSWMESMSGTGISVTSIREYVRQTYAQTLHQLNLAAQLAACTGLFITAVVMFLSIRLSIQQNRDTLSLKKALGFTTGQLKREWFLRQIPWCLSGAAAGLLLALGPGKWLCCLVLEQLGATGFSFDIPWFSALAVLFLIPAAALTATWCNLSVLRCITPCECFRGKESS